The sequence below is a genomic window from Ignavibacteriales bacterium.
AATTATAAAGGTAAAAAAAATGAAAAACATCTTTGCTCTAATAGTACTTGCATTAATTTTTACTGTTTCCGTTGCCGCGCAGGATTCATCAGATCATAAACATATGGATATGAAAAATACTCATCATGATATGAAATCTATGGATAAGACTCAGCAAGAAATTACCCGCAATATAGATCCTAAAACGGCGGCATCAATTAAAGAAATTGTTGGGTATTATCTGCAGCTAAAGGACGCATTGGTAAATGACAAATCAAAAGATGCTGCAGCGGCCGGCAAAGAAATAATTGACGCATTTGAAAAGCTGGATAAAAATTTCTTAAGCCCGGAGCAAAAAGAATTATATGTTGAAGTTGAAGAAGATGCTAAAGAAATGGCAGAACACATAGGCGATAATGCCGGTAATATAGAGCATCAGCGTGAACATTTTGATATGCTTAGCGCAGATATCTACGATCTGGTAAAAGAATTTGGCGGCGGACAAACATTATATAAGATTTACTGCTCTATGTATAATGATAAGAAAGGAGCAATTTGGCTAAGTGAATCAAAAACCATAAAAAATCCCTATTATGGTAAAAAGATGCTTACCTGCGGTACTGTTGAGGAAGAAATAAAATGATTTCCAAAAATGTTATAAAAAAAATAGCACATTGGATATTGTTGTCTTTGATAATCATATTTATTGCGATACAATTTATTAGACCTGACCGCAGCAATATTAGTGGGCAGACTTTACAAACAGATATTTCAAAAACGTTCAACATTCCTGATAGTGAATTTTCTATTTTAAAGAATGCTTGTTATGATTGTCATAGTAACAACACAAACTATCCATGGTATTCCAATATTCAACCGGTCGGATGGTTATTAGCTCAGGATATTAAGAATGGAAAAGCTCAGATTAATTTCAGCGAATTTGGTTCTCTTTCCAGACGAAGACAAATAAGCAAGCTGCGCGGAATTGAGAACCAAATTAAAGACGGTACAATGCCCTTACCTGCATACCGCTTGCTGCATAAACAGGCGCAGCTTACTACAGAACAGAAAAAATTGTTAATTAACTGGTTTCGAGAAACAAGAGACAGCATTTCTCTTAACAAATAAATATTATTTCAACTTCTATGAAAAAAACAAATATCATTTTGATCTTTATCTCGATGGTTTCTATAAATATCTATTCTCAATCTGCCCCGACTTCTTCGAGGAGAACCGTTAGGTACGATTTATACATTGCCGATACTACAGTTACTTTAGGAAAAAATAAAACAAGTGCTATTGCTGTAAATGGAACTATTCCGATGCCTACATTAACATTCACTGAAGGTGACACAGCAGAGATTTGGGTATATAATAATTTAGACGAGGAAACAGCTCTGCACTGGCATGGTCTCTTTCTACCTAACAGGTACGATGGCGTGGCTAATCTTACACAAACACCAATTAAACCTCATTCAACATATTTGTATAAATTCCCTATTATTCAGCACGGCACGCATTGGTATCACAGTCATTTTAAGCTGCAGGAACAAATTGGTATGTACGGCGCTTTTATAATACTTAAAAGAAATGATGAACCGGATATTCCAACGCTAAATGTGGTATTAAGTGAGTGGACTGACATGAATCCTGAGGAAGTTAATCGAAGTTTAAAATCTGCCACAGATTGGTTTACAATAGAAAAAGGTTCTACCCAAAGTTATGGTGAAGCATTAATCCGTGGACATTTCGTAACGAAGCTAACTAATGAATGGAAACGAATGACAGCTATGGATGTAAGCGATATTTATTATGATAACTTTTTGATAAACGGGAAGAACCAAAGTGAAGAGCCTCAATTTAAGGCAGGAGACAAGGTGCGGCTGCGTATAGCCAACGCCGGCGCATCTGATTATTTCTGGCTAACATACTCGGGCGGTAAAATAACTGTAGTGGCAACTGATGGCAATGATGTTGAACCGGTTGAAGTTGACCGGCTTATCATCGCTGTTTCAGAGACCTACGATGTTATTGTTACAATTCCTGATAACAAGAGTTACGAAATTTTAGCAACTCCGGAAGACCGAACCGGATCAGCTTCGTTATGGTTAGGCAGCGGAGAAAAAGTACCGGCGGCAAAATTACCTAAACTAAAATACTTTGAAGGAATGAAAATGATGAACGATATGATGGATATGAACGGCAACATCATTGAAATGGAAGGAATGAATATGCAGAACCAGGTAATGGATATGAATACCGTTATGTACCCCGAAATATCTGGTCCTGAAAATGCTGAAGATACTATCAAGAATGAAGACATGCAAGGGATGAAAATGGGTGAAGAGAATTCACATATTGTAACTCTTAATTATGAGATGCTTCGCTCCCCTGAAAAAACTACTTTACCTAAAGGAACCTGGAGAGAATTAAAATTTGATTTGACGGGAACTATGAATCGCTATGTGTGGACGATGGATAATAAGACTATTTCGGAAAGCGATAAGATTCTAATTAAGAAAGGAGAAAACCTAAGAATCATTCTTTTCAACAATAGTATGATGCGTCACCCGATGCATTTGCACGGTCATGATTTTAGATTGCTTAATAGTCAAGGTGAATACGCTCCTATGAAAAACATCATAGACATTATGCCAATGGAGCGGGATACAATTGAGTTCGCGGCTTCCGAGTCTGGTGGTGATTGGTTCTTTCACTGTCATATTCTTTACCACATGATGGCAGGAATGGGCAGAATTTTCAGTTACAAAGATTCTCCACAAAATCCTGCTTTACTTGATCCCGAAAATGATTTTCAAAATTTCCTTAACGATCACGGTGGTGAATTTTACCTAATGGGACGCGCAGGAGTAGAAAGCAACGGAAGCGATGGTGAAATAAACTATGCCGGAACCCGTTGGGAGTTGCAAACATTATGGCATTTAGGTTATAAGGATACGCGAGGTTATGAGGGTGAAGCTAACTTCGGACGCTATCTTGGCAAGATGCAGTGGCTATTCCCTTATATAGGATTCGACTATCATTATAAAAAGGCTTCTCAGGAAAAGAACTTGTTCGGCCAGGTAAGCAACAAAAATGATAGAAAAGCATTTGCAGCCGGAGTGCAATATACACTACCAATGCTTGTAATTGCCGATGGAAGAGTTGATTCAGACGGTAAATTTCGTTTCCAACTTAGCAGAGAAGATATTTCCATTACGAGCCGTTTGCGTCTAAATTTTATGGCAAATACCGACAAAGAATATATGGCTGGCTTTAGATATATTGTTACCAAATATTTTTCCTTTTCAACACATTATGACAGCGATATGGGTTATGGTGCTGGCATAACACTGACTTATTAATTCCATTACGAAACTGCGATTATGTCAAGCAACTCGAATACAAAACTAAACAAAGCTTACTTATTAATTATTTTCTTAGCTGCACTGCTAGGAGCAACGGTCGGCGGTTTTGCCGTTTACTGGATTACTTCGTCAGACTCGACAAACCAAGCTTTTCAAAACGATGACAAAGTAAAACTGTTTCCCCAACACATAGAGTCACTTCCAATAGTTGATATTGAAACTGCAGTAACTCGTGCTGTTGAAAAAGTGAGTCCGGTTGTTGTTACAGTAATAAATAATTTGACTGAGGTAAGAAGAGGATTCTTTGACAGTCAGAGAATGCAACAGAAGGGTTCAGGATCTGGTGTTATCGTATCTGAAGATGGATACATAATTACAAACAATCACGTGGTTGAAGGTTTTAATTCCCTTGAAGTAATATTAAGCGATGGCAAAACTCTTCCCGCCGAATTTATCGGCGGAGATAAATTCGCCGATATTGCAGTTATTAAAGTTGACGGTAATTGGAATAATTTTGCTCAATTAGGCAACTCTGACATACTTAAGCCCGGTGAAACTGTAATTGCAATGGGTTCTCCACTCGGTGAGTTTCAAAATACTGTTACTGTAGGCGTAGTAAGTGCACTTGGCAGAGCAATCGAAACATCACAACAATTTTCGATGGAAGATTTAATTCAAACTGATGCTGCAATAAACCGCGGCAACTCCGGCGGACCTCTGGTAAATTTAGCCGGGCAGGTTGTTGGTATAAATACTTTAATTGTTAGAGGCAGCGGTTATTCCGGGGATATCGCTGAAGGGCTTGGTTTTTCTATAGCATCCAATACTGTTGATGCTGTGGCTAAGCAGCTTATAGCGCAAGGTTATGTAGCAAGACCTTACCTCGGAATAAACTGGCTGCCAGTAAATCCGCAACTATCTTACAGATATTCTCTGCCGGTAGAATGGGGCGTTTATATTTCTGAAATCAGCAAGAGTTCACCCGCTTATAAAGGCGGACTAAGAATTGGCGATATAATCACTCAAATTGCTGATGAAGAAATAAACGAAAAGAATCCTTTCATTAATATTTTGTTAAAACACAAACCGGGTGAAAAAGTAAAAGTAAAGTATTACAGGGATGATGATGAAAAAACTTCGGTGGTAACTTTAGGCAAGGCGGAGAAATGAACGGAATATTGGAATGATGGAATGATGAATGCTGAGAAATGGAATAATGGAATTATAATCTGCTGCCTAAAAGAAAAAACAAATGAATAAAAATCTTTTCTATATCTACCTCTCAATTTTTTTGGTTTATGTGGGATACGGATTAACCCTTCCACTGCTTCCTTTCTTTGTTGAAAGAATGTCATCAATAGTAATGAACCAGGAAACTGTTTCATTACACGTTGGAATGATAACCGGCGTATTTGCGCTGATGCAGGTTTTGTTTGCACCTCTTTGGGGAAAGCTTTCGGATACTATAGGAAGAAAGCCGTTGTTTTCTATCGGCTTAATTGGTACTGCATTATCAATCTTTATTTTTGGAATAAGCAGCAATTTATACTGGCTTTATTCTTCAAGAATAATTGGAGGAATATTTTCAGCAGCAGTAATTCCGGTTGCAAGCTCTTATGTATCCGATTTGTCTCCAATAGAAAACAGAGGGAAAGTGTTAGCGTGGATTGGAGGTGCAAGTGCAATTGGTGCAACTGTTGGGCCAGCAGCATCATCTTTTCTTTCCAATATTAATTTACCGGTCTATTCTGTTTCTAATTTTTCTTTTGATGAATTCTCTATTCCGTTTACTTCAATATCAATACTGTTGGGCTTTAATTTATTTTTAATAAAACAATTACCGGAAATTTCAAACGTAGATTCTTCAGGTTTTATCGTTTCAATTCCTCAAAATGAAAAGATTAGCATTGTTAGTATTGTTAAGAGTATACGATTTCTTTTAATCCTTTCGTTTGTAAGCCAGTATTCGTTAATGTTGTTTGAAGCAACTTTTTCACTGCACGCAAAATATTTAATTAACTACGGCACACTGGAGCTTGGAATAATATATTCTTTTTGCGGCGGGATAATGGGAATAGCTCAAAGTTTTTTTATAGGACACTTAATTGATAAAAAAGGAGAGAAAGTTTTGATGCCGTTTGGCTTTTTACTAACTGCCATTGGAATTATTTCTCTTATGGTATTTGAAAATTTATTTCTAATCATATTAAGTGTTACGATACTTTCAATTGGAATTTCTTCAATAACTCCTTCGCTTTCTTCGCTAATCTCAAAAAGATTTCCTCAAAATACAGGTTCTGCTTTAGGCGTTCAGAATTCTGTTGATAATCTTGGCAAGGGAATCGGAGCAATTCTGGGGGGGATACTTTTTGCATTAAATATTCATTTGCCGTTTTTATCTGCCGGGTTGCTGCTGCTGATAATTGCTGCCGGTTTATTTGGAAAGTATCATTACTCCGAACCCGAATCGGATTCCTATTAACAAATTTAAAAATTTTTAAGATTTTTAAATCCTTACGATAAAGAAAAGCTCAATTATTCATTTAATTAAAACATTTCCCCGGCATACCATTTGGCTTCATAATATTGGACTTTAATAAGTCGATGTTAGATAAAAATATTATAAAACTTTTTAAGGAGAAACATATGGTACGGGGAATTTTGTCGTTGGTTATAGTAACGGGAATAGCAATAACATTATTGTTAAGCTCTGCTATAGAAGCGCAGCCGTTATCTAAAAGAATTGGTAATAAATCTTTGAGTGAAAGAACCCATCAAACTTTAATTCCATTCGATTATTCCAATTATAAAAAAGTCGGTCCTTTTTCCAGGAATGTATATACTCGCATCCGTGAAAAGACAGAAAATAGTAAAAATGTGTTTGCAAATGGCAATCAAAACTTTTTTCTGAAACAAAAAAGGCATTCAGCTTCTCTTACAACAGATAATGAATTCACATTATCCAAGAAAAGATCGGTAAAGAACTTTTTTCTTGATGGGAAGAGACATCAATAAGAAAAAAGTAAGTTTTAATCAATTTACAAGGGTTGGTGATATTTAATTCATCAACCTTTTTTAATGCACTTGGAACTGCCCCTTAACATATTTAAATATTTTTAAGATTCTTAAACTTTTCAGAAATCAAAACCTTTGTTATGTATTATAATCACAACTTTTTAATGGCATCTCTCTTGTCTAATCTACTATAAATCAAAATCGGAGCAAAAAATGTTAAATGAGATTTTAATTGTCGGTCTGAGTTTATTCAGTATAGTTTTGACTTCCAAAGGAATTTCAGCAGTCAGAAAGCTTCAGCCGATTAAAGTAAAAAGCAAAAACGAAAGGAGTTGAGAAAATGTTAACCGAAATTTTAATCATTGGTTTAATCTTAACCAGCTTGGTTTTAGTTGTACTTGGGATTTTTTCAATAAAAGAAAAATTTGTAAGAAGGTATTTTTTATTCGTTGCTGTATTAACCGCTGTGTTTTTTGCAGCTACGCTGGCAGCTAACGCCCAGGAAAAACCCACTGAAAAGAAAGAGCACAAGATGATGATGCAAGATGAGGATATGCAGAAATGTATGGATAAAATTGCATCCGATGAGCACATGAGAGGAATGATGATGCAAAAGATGATGGAACATACCAAAAGTGATTCCTCCGGAATGATGCAGATGTGCAAAATGATGATGGATAATCCCGAAATACACAAAATGATGATGAAGATGATGCACGGTGAAGGAATGATGGATGGAATGATGAAACACGATATGAAAGATGAAAAAAGTGATACTATGAAGAAGAAGGAAGAAACAGAGCATAAGTCTCATCATTAATTAAAACTAAAAGCAAGTAGTTAATAGCTTGAGAAAGGAGTTAAATAAGATGGCACACGATCCGGTTTGCGGAATGGAAGTGAAAGTACCCTCGGAATATTATATTGATTTGGATGGTAAACGATATGAGTTCTGTTCTGAAAATTGCCAGAATAAATTTGCCCTCGATCCGAACATTTACATTGAAAAAATGAATAAAGTTGAACCAACGTACAGAACAACTAGTGATGGAATAGAGAAACTTACTTTACCAATAAATGGTTTACACTGTACTTCGTGTGTAAATACAATTGAAAGAGAAGTAAAGAAACTGCCTGGTGTTAGAGTAGCTCGTGTTAATTATGCAACAGAGATGGCACACGTTGAATATATGAACGGTGAAACAAGTACCGAAGCGATAATCGGGGCAATTAAAAAAGCCGGCTATCAGACAGGACAGTCAACTCTGAAGATAGGAATAAGAGGAATGTATTGCGGATCGTGTGTCTCTAAAATTGAAAAAGAATTGAAGCAAAAAAGTGGAGTTATTTCTGCAAGTGTTGATCTTGGAACTGAATCGGCAATTATAAAATACGTACCTGGTTTAATACAACTTGACGATTTAAAAGATGTAATTGAAAAACTCGGCTATGAAACTTATCCCATTCAAGGGTTCAAACAAGAAAAGAAAACTATAGAAAAAGAAACTAAAGGAAAGGTTGAAGAATCGGCTGATGAAAACCAGCTTGCACGCGAAAAAGAATATAAAACTTTGATGAGGAAATTTATTTTTGCTGCAATTCTTTCCTTGCCTGTTATCCTTTTCAGTTATCCTGATTTATGGGGCTTACCAGAACAATTCCAAAAAGGAACGGAACTGTTGACATATATCTGGTTAGGAATGGCTTTCCTGAGCCTGCCGGTAATGTTCTGGTCTGGTTCCCAGTTTTATTCCGGAGCTTGGGCAGCTTTTAAAAACCGTTCAGCAAATATGCACACATTAATTGCAACCGGAATTTCTGCCGCTTGGCTCTATTCTGCAGTTGCTGTTTTATTTCCGGAAATTTTTCCTTCCGAACAATTAGCTGATGTATTTTTTGATGTTGTGTTTGTCGTTGTGGCTTTGGTTGTTCTTGGGATGGCACTAGAAATTCGAGCTAAAGGAAAAAGTTCCGAAGCGATTAAAAAGTTAATTGGGCTTCAGGCAAAGACCGCTAGGGTTCAGCGAAATGGAAAAGAGACTGATATTCCTATTGAAGAAGTTGTTCTTGATGATATTATAATTGTAAGACCCGGCGAAAAGATTCCAGTTGACGGAGAGATTGTAGATGGCTCTTCCACAGTTGATGAGTCAATGATTACTGGAGAATCTATTCCGGTTGAAAAGCACATTGGTGATGAGGTAATTGGTGCATCTATAAACAAAACCGGTTCATTCAAATTTAAGGCAACAAAAGTTGGTAAAGATACAGCACTCGCACAGATTATTCAGATGGTTGAACAGGCACAAAGCTCTAAAGCGCCAATACAAAGAATTGTGGATAATGTTTCGGGTTATTTTGTTCCTGCAGTAATTATTTTGGCAATTCTTTCATTTGTCACCTGGTATGTATTTGGTCCGGTTCCTCAAATAATTTATGCTTTGATTGTTTTTGTTACAGTGCTTGTAATTGCCTGCCCGTGTGCTCTTGGTTTGGCAACACCGATTTCTTTAATGGTTGGAGTTGGCAAAGGTGCTGAAAACGGAATTTTAATCAGAAGTGGTGAAGCTTTGGAAACTGCACAAAAATTAGATTCAATAGTTTTAGATAAAACCGGAACAATTACTCAAGGTAAACCATCGCTCACTAATGTAATAACTTCAAATGGCTTTAAGGAAGATGAAGTGTTAGCACTTAGTGCAAGTGTTGAGAGATCTTCGGAACATCCATTGGCAGAGGCAATTGTAAGAGGTGCTGAGGATAAAAATCTAACCCTTAATGATCCGAAAGAATTTAACGCAGTTCCAGGTCACGGCGTTGAAGCAAATGTTGATGGAAGGAAAGTGCTTCTTGGGAATCTTAAGATGATGAATAAATTTTCTATACAACTTAACGGCTTGGAAGAACAAAGCCGTAGGCTTGCTGATGAAGGAAAGACACCGATGTTTGTTTCGATTGATAATAAAGCTGCCGGTATAATTGCTGTTGCAGATATTATTAAACCGGATTCAAAAGAGGCAATTGCTCAACTTAAAAAACTTGGTTTGGAAGTAGTAATGATCACAGGAGACAACAGCAGAACAGCAAATGCAATTGGAAAACAAGTAGGTATTGATAGAGTTCTTGCAGAAGTTCTTCCGGAAGACAAAGCATTTAATGTGCAGAAGCTTCAGAATGAAGGAAAGAAAGTTGCAATGGTTGGTGATGGAATTAACGATGCACCAGCATTAGCTCAGGCAGATATTGGATTAGCTATAGGAACCGGAACTGATGTGGCAATAGAAGCTTCTGATATAACATTAATTAAAGGAAGTCTTAAAGGTGTTGTATTGGCTATCCAGCTTTCAAAAGCTACAATGAAAAACATTAAAGAAAATTTATTCGGTGCATTCTTTTACAATGGACTCGGAATTCCAATTGCTGCCGGATTACTTTATCCCTTCTTTGGATTATTACTTTCACCACTAATTGCCGGTGCTGCAATGGCATTTAGTTCTGTAACTGTTGTAACCAATGCGAATCGTTTAAGAAGATTTAAACCAAAATTGAAATAAGGAGATATCAAAATGGTACTCGATCAAATATTAGTAATTATTGGAGGGCTTGCATTATCCACTTGGGTAGCGTGGTACTTCTGGTTCTCTGAAAAAGAAGCTGTAAAAATTCAAGCTGCCGCAGGAGGAATACAGGAAGCAGTGATAAAAGTTAAAGGCGGTTACACACCGGATGTTCTGATATTCGAAGCCGGTAAACCTATTAAATTAAATTTTGTAAGAGAAGAAACCGCTGCCTGCACAGAAGAGGTTATTTTTTCAGATTTAAATAAAAGGGCAACGCTAACTCCATTTAAAACTATTCCTGTCGAATTAACAATTGATAAACCGGGCGAATACGGTTTTCAATGCGGGATGGGAATGGTAAAAGGGAAATTGATAGTGCAATAAATTCCTTTACAAAAAAAAGGAGATGTTAAGGTGAATCAGGAAAATTTTATTCGTGATGTAGTTTGTGGAATGTACTTAATAACTACTGAAGGATGTAAAGTTAGTGAAGTCAATGGGGAGAAATATTATTTCTGCTGTGATACTTGTAAGGCAGAGTTCGATAAAAATATGAATAAGTATATTGATAACATTCCACAAAACAAAAAGGGTGAGAAGGATTCTGATAAAGTTGAATGGGAAAGAGACCCTGTTTGTGGTGAGAGAATTAAAATAAATGATGCAAAAGGTATAAGTATCTATAAGAACGAGAAATATTATTTCTGCTGCGTAACCTGCAAAAAAGTTTTCGATAATAATCCTTCTGTTTATGCTGACAAAGAAGAAGGATATTTTGATCCAAATAATCCAAATGATTTCTTAGATGGAAGCTTTAGGATACTTTAAATGATGGCAACTAAAATGGATGCTTTTAATACTAATGTTACAACTAAAAAATTTGACGAAATAATTCAACTTATAAAAAAATCAGATTTTTTCAGTAAGCATAAAACTATCAGTATCAATAATCAGCAGTTAAGACAAATATATCTTAAAACAATTGATTTACCATTAAAGTTAAAGTTCTATGCTGATAAACAGAACATTTTTACACTCGAACATCTCTTAAATACAGAAACCAAATCGATTTTAAGAAACAGAAATATTGGAGAAAAAACTATAGTAAAGTCAAGGAGAATAATACTTGAAAATCTAAAGAAGATAAAAGATTGCTTAGTAGGAACAGAACCAGAAGAGTATTTAACTGCATTTAAAGATACAGACTGTTTTGTGGGGAAATACTTCCCGTTACTTAGAGATAATTTCGCAACAACACAAATATATTTTAATCTGGCTAGCCAGGATATATCTTGCATTAAACTGCCTAAATTTATTAAACAATACATTTTGAAAAAGAAAAAAATAAAATGCATACTTGATTTACTAAATGTTGATTATAACGAACTTATTAAGGAACCAATGATCGGGCATATGACAATTAGAAAACTACAGACAGAGATTATTGACCTTTTGAATTTAAGAAAAGTCATATTCCTCAGTTAAGACGGTAATAAATGAGTAATATATCTGCTTGACATTTTATTATTCAATTTCCATACTGCTGTTTACTAATTCTAATTTTTTGTTTATTGAAGAAGTACAAATTAAATTGTTTTACTGACAGCCCTTTATCTCTCACAAATTTTCCATGTGAAAAATTGTAAACAATTGCTAATTTTGTCCGAAGGATCCTTTGGAAAAACAAAATTTATAGTTAAACATATTTAACCAAATGAAAACAAAAATAATTTCTTTTTGCTTGTTACTGTTATTTACTACCTCATTTAACAAAGCACAGGAGTGGGAGTTTGTTGGTTTGGATTCGATGATTATTTACGGATTAGAAGTAAGAGGCGATACTATCTGGGCAGGCACGCGCGATCTTTCAATGAACGATAATTCAGGATTGTATAAGTCAATTGATCAAAGTCAAACTTGGGAAAAACTGGATAGTTCATTGGGCAATAAGACCGTCACTTTATTTTCAATAGATAAAAATAACAGTTCAAAAATTTTCATTTTAAAACTATATTATCAAACAGGATATTTCTTTAGAACAACGAATAATGGTTTAAGCTGGGATTCAGTTGGGACTCCGGGAGATGCACCTATTACAGATTTTATTATTTCGCCTATAGATCCAAACGAATATTATGTAATAACTCATACCCGTGGTCATGAATGGGAAACCATTGAATTGTTCTATAAAACAACAGATGCTGGAAATTATTGGGAATACAAATGCTGTCCCGGCGAACAGGAATTCGGAATAGTAATGACTTTTGCTATTGATAAAATAAATCCTAATACTCTCTACATAAGTGGAGCTTCTGCAGGAGAATTTTTTAGACGCAGTACGGACAGAGGAAACACATGGCAAAACCTGTCTAGTCCAAATGTGTCCATAGTGTTTTTAGATTTTTTCATAGTAAACCGTATCTACCTTTTTAATTATTCTGATAAAATTTATTCTGATGATGGTGGTGTATCGTGGCAAAATATGGCAGGTGATTATACACCCAACGCACATTTTATTTCAGGTTATCAGGACTCAAAAACATCTATAATTTATGCATGGTTCAACGAAGGTTTATTTTATTCAGAAAATGATAATATATATTGGAGATTAATTCCTGGTTCACAAAATTTACCTGTTATTCAACCCTCAATTTATGCACGCACCATGAAAAATATTTCAACAGATAATAATTTTATATATATAGGTACTGCGAACGGTATTTACAAAACAGATTATGCTACGGGAATTGACGATATATCAAATAATACTTTACCAGCAGAGTACTACCTCAGTCAAAATTATCCCAATCCGTTTATAACCCTGCTACTACCATTTCTTATCAAATTCCTGAAAAGAGTTTTGTTTCCTTAAAAGTATATGATATACTGGGAAATAAAATAATAACCTTAGTGAATGAAGAAATATTACCAGGAGAGTACCAAATAGTATTTGAAGGTTCAGAACTACCAAGTGGAGTTTACTTTTATATCTTCACAGCAAAATCAGAAATTAGTGGATATTATACAGTAGGAAAAAAGATGATATTAATGAAATAGAATGTTTTATATCTCGAATAAGGTGTAGCCCAATCATATGTTTGCTTTACAGGAATAAGAGTCGATTATTTTTTAGGGGTAAGATCATATACAATCGATTCTCAAATCAAATTTTTTTATGAAACAATATTTAAGCTAAAGGAGGGAAATCCTCCTTACTCAAGATCGAGATTTGTATACAACTTTATAATTGTGAACCTTCCAAAGTTATTCTTTAATCGAAACGTTCCATTCTTATCAGGCAATCCAAGCTCAACAGCTATTCTCCTTCCTGATTCAAGTGTGATCTCAGCGTAGTAGGTTTCTACTTCCGCAGTAATTTCAGAAATCTGAATGATTACGTAATCATCCTCTTCCGACCATCTGATATCCTTTGTCGAAGAGCAATTGACAAAAAATAAAAGTATAAAAACAATCAGATATTTCATTTTATCTCCTGTTTGAATAAATTAAAAATGCCGGACTAACTGCCGGCATTACTTGTTAAATAAGTTTCTCAGTTTAACGAGAGCTGACTTTTTTTTAGCTCAGTCTCAAACAGTTCAATCACAGGTTCTTTACCCTTCTTTCTGACATCCAGATTAACCACGATCACTCTTAGGTCTGTTGCCTTAGTGATAATATCAGTAATCTTTCCATCTTCAATAATCAGATATATTTCTTCCTGCAT
It includes:
- a CDS encoding YHS domain-containing protein codes for the protein MNQENFIRDVVCGMYLITTEGCKVSEVNGEKYYFCCDTCKAEFDKNMNKYIDNIPQNKKGEKDSDKVEWERDPVCGERIKINDAKGISIYKNEKYYFCCVTCKKVFDNNPSVYADKEEGYFDPNNPNDFLDGSFRIL
- a CDS encoding cupredoxin domain-containing protein, whose amino-acid sequence is MVLDQILVIIGGLALSTWVAWYFWFSEKEAVKIQAAAGGIQEAVIKVKGGYTPDVLIFEAGKPIKLNFVREETAACTEEVIFSDLNKRATLTPFKTIPVELTIDKPGEYGFQCGMGMVKGKLIVQ
- a CDS encoding heavy metal translocating P-type ATPase, which gives rise to MAHDPVCGMEVKVPSEYYIDLDGKRYEFCSENCQNKFALDPNIYIEKMNKVEPTYRTTSDGIEKLTLPINGLHCTSCVNTIEREVKKLPGVRVARVNYATEMAHVEYMNGETSTEAIIGAIKKAGYQTGQSTLKIGIRGMYCGSCVSKIEKELKQKSGVISASVDLGTESAIIKYVPGLIQLDDLKDVIEKLGYETYPIQGFKQEKKTIEKETKGKVEESADENQLAREKEYKTLMRKFIFAAILSLPVILFSYPDLWGLPEQFQKGTELLTYIWLGMAFLSLPVMFWSGSQFYSGAWAAFKNRSANMHTLIATGISAAWLYSAVAVLFPEIFPSEQLADVFFDVVFVVVALVVLGMALEIRAKGKSSEAIKKLIGLQAKTARVQRNGKETDIPIEEVVLDDIIIVRPGEKIPVDGEIVDGSSTVDESMITGESIPVEKHIGDEVIGASINKTGSFKFKATKVGKDTALAQIIQMVEQAQSSKAPIQRIVDNVSGYFVPAVIILAILSFVTWYVFGPVPQIIYALIVFVTVLVIACPCALGLATPISLMVGVGKGAENGILIRSGEALETAQKLDSIVLDKTGTITQGKPSLTNVITSNGFKEDEVLALSASVERSSEHPLAEAIVRGAEDKNLTLNDPKEFNAVPGHGVEANVDGRKVLLGNLKMMNKFSIQLNGLEEQSRRLADEGKTPMFVSIDNKAAGIIAVADIIKPDSKEAIAQLKKLGLEVVMITGDNSRTANAIGKQVGIDRVLAEVLPEDKAFNVQKLQNEGKKVAMVGDGINDAPALAQADIGLAIGTGTDVAIEASDITLIKGSLKGVVLAIQLSKATMKNIKENLFGAFFYNGLGIPIAAGLLYPFFGLLLSPLIAGAAMAFSSVTVVTNANRLRRFKPKLK